One genomic region from Leptospira tipperaryensis encodes:
- a CDS encoding TolC family protein, which yields MIAPIQAEVIPLESTSTTEEDKKKSGNADNDKSLSSPLDAATEKQSAPTSSIPVTFSGKIIDWDMEKLTEYAVSNNPLYLAERQNMGIERGKVITASLSRNPIIQFQQQFIGMPGGSSSPNILGQNGSQGGSTEIAPAMYQDLDVYGVISLRSKVAKKSFEAVLGEFENFDRLFRLRLRQNYWAYLFLTNLVDYNKEFYENYSDLLELTKFRVEKGDISPLEFERLELERIQVEKFYRDALVRRQIVEKELRILSGIRESEGVFAFKSEMKFKSLEDLGLRLKDSTVAAIHRPDIAALEERVKEKKLNIDLQRRESLGYLQVGGEWRIKGNEHYAGVFATIPLPINDRGQGKVLSAREEHKKFELALEAKKREVNEEIEASKKELLAREDLLAKYERINLLQKNKQLEQKSRIAYVRGASDQVTFLQAEKNYLTVLRDYYEVLYLYYNAVELYKAAVGKKTERD from the coding sequence ATGATCGCTCCGATTCAGGCGGAGGTCATTCCTTTGGAATCCACTTCCACAACGGAAGAGGATAAAAAGAAGTCCGGGAATGCAGACAACGATAAGTCCCTTTCTTCTCCTCTGGATGCGGCGACTGAAAAACAATCAGCTCCCACTTCTTCGATCCCCGTTACGTTTTCGGGAAAGATCATCGACTGGGATATGGAGAAGCTGACTGAATACGCGGTTTCAAACAATCCGCTCTACTTAGCCGAAAGACAAAACATGGGAATCGAAAGAGGAAAGGTGATCACCGCTTCTCTTTCCAGAAACCCGATCATCCAGTTCCAACAACAATTCATCGGAATGCCCGGCGGATCTTCCAGTCCGAACATTCTCGGACAAAACGGATCTCAGGGCGGAAGCACGGAGATCGCACCCGCGATGTATCAGGACCTGGACGTCTACGGAGTGATCTCTTTACGTTCCAAGGTAGCAAAAAAATCCTTCGAAGCCGTCTTGGGAGAATTCGAAAACTTTGACAGACTCTTTCGTCTTCGTCTCAGACAGAACTACTGGGCTTATCTCTTCCTAACTAATTTAGTAGATTATAATAAAGAATTTTACGAAAACTACAGCGACCTTCTCGAACTCACAAAGTTTCGGGTGGAAAAAGGGGACATCTCTCCTCTCGAATTTGAAAGACTCGAACTCGAAAGAATTCAGGTGGAGAAGTTTTATAGGGACGCTCTTGTTCGAAGACAGATCGTGGAGAAGGAACTCCGAATTCTTTCCGGAATCCGAGAATCGGAAGGAGTCTTCGCCTTTAAGTCGGAGATGAAATTCAAATCCTTGGAAGATCTTGGATTGCGTCTGAAGGATTCTACGGTCGCGGCCATCCATCGTCCGGACATCGCGGCCCTCGAAGAAAGGGTCAAAGAGAAAAAACTCAATATCGATCTTCAGAGAAGGGAAAGTCTCGGTTATCTTCAAGTCGGGGGAGAATGGAGAATCAAAGGAAACGAACACTACGCCGGCGTGTTTGCGACGATTCCTCTTCCCATCAACGACCGCGGTCAGGGAAAGGTTCTTTCCGCGAGGGAAGAACACAAGAAGTTCGAACTCGCCTTAGAAGCCAAAAAAAGAGAAGTGAACGAAGAGATCGAAGCTTCTAAAAAGGAACTCCTCGCGAGAGAAGATCTTCTTGCAAAATACGAAAGAATCAATCTATTACAAAAAAACAAGCAGTTAGAACAAAAATCCAGGATAGCCTATGTCCGTGGTGCCTCCGACCAAGTGACCTTTCTTCAGGCCGAAAAGAATTATCTTACGGTCCTGAGGGATTACTACGAAGTGTTGTATCTCTATTACAACGCGGTAGAACTCTATAAGGCTGCGGTCGGTAAAAAAACAGAGAGGGATTAA
- a CDS encoding tetratricopeptide repeat protein, translating to MIFVILVAIGIILIVAFGSFLIQTKKDAFEKALALAAMGNYVDARVIIRDILDNSPSNVRAHYVIAKIYAMEGDTTNEVRHLEKIKKIGNYEKGINEVAVSNRIADIYYQQDLFEEALFHYLDTIQIDQENAEANVRIAFMALGQKEFGIADRFLSKIPNEKIKVASIFIGKGVVSAAIRKGNPSEFFAKAYELDPASPVGGFLYALSLSRDGKYDEATKVANSVADLIEDDYVRYTIFQFLMCNFILQKNLSEGLKHARLCMEMARNSGWKQEMIDSDVHFSLLAVKLGKLEEASEYLIEAESERIDDKRIIDLANYKFQLETKRADANKAAPSGFSIDDEIGRIFSELFPMERFYELSGLKSSKSFHIKGIIDEQGNKLLADVSKIGVGVLDHYRQLKGVEFKNLCVRIVMALNYTVSREVPNKEGDGLNLTGLNKTDKETRALFKFRKWKDAKISDIFLRDTIGQLKELGVDKAFVLGDAEFTEGAKRFLTDNPSSLTVIYGKDLEELLKKALRLEAKGA from the coding sequence ATGATCTTCGTCATTCTTGTAGCCATTGGAATCATTCTGATTGTCGCGTTTGGATCTTTTCTGATCCAGACCAAGAAAGACGCTTTTGAAAAAGCCCTCGCACTGGCCGCTATGGGCAATTATGTCGATGCCCGCGTTATAATTCGGGATATCTTAGACAATTCTCCCTCCAATGTCCGGGCCCACTATGTAATCGCAAAAATTTACGCTATGGAAGGGGATACGACAAACGAGGTGCGTCATCTCGAAAAGATCAAGAAGATCGGTAACTACGAGAAGGGAATCAACGAGGTCGCGGTTTCCAACCGAATCGCGGATATCTACTACCAACAAGATCTTTTTGAGGAAGCCCTCTTTCATTATTTGGATACGATTCAGATCGATCAGGAAAACGCGGAAGCCAACGTTCGAATCGCGTTTATGGCCTTGGGTCAAAAAGAATTCGGGATCGCGGATCGATTCCTGAGTAAGATTCCCAATGAAAAAATCAAGGTGGCTTCGATCTTTATCGGAAAGGGTGTCGTCTCCGCGGCGATTCGCAAAGGAAATCCCTCTGAATTTTTTGCAAAAGCTTACGAACTCGATCCGGCTTCTCCCGTCGGCGGTTTTCTCTACGCCCTCAGTCTGAGCCGGGATGGAAAATACGACGAAGCGACCAAGGTCGCAAATTCGGTCGCGGATCTGATCGAAGACGATTACGTGCGTTATACGATCTTTCAATTCTTAATGTGCAATTTTATTCTTCAGAAGAATCTTTCAGAAGGTCTCAAACACGCGAGACTTTGTATGGAGATGGCGAGGAACAGCGGATGGAAACAGGAGATGATCGACTCCGACGTTCACTTTTCTCTTCTCGCTGTAAAACTCGGCAAGTTGGAAGAAGCGAGCGAGTATCTCATCGAAGCCGAGTCCGAAAGAATCGACGACAAACGAATCATCGATCTCGCCAATTATAAATTTCAGTTAGAAACAAAACGTGCGGATGCAAACAAAGCCGCGCCGAGCGGATTCTCCATAGACGATGAGATCGGAAGAATTTTCAGCGAACTCTTTCCGATGGAAAGGTTCTACGAACTTTCGGGACTCAAGTCTTCCAAGTCCTTTCATATCAAGGGAATCATCGACGAACAGGGAAACAAACTTCTCGCGGACGTTTCAAAGATCGGAGTCGGAGTTCTGGATCACTATCGACAACTCAAGGGAGTTGAATTTAAGAATCTCTGTGTTCGAATCGTGATGGCCCTGAATTATACGGTGAGTCGAGAAGTTCCCAACAAAGAAGGAGACGGTCTCAATCTTACGGGCTTAAACAAAACCGATAAAGAAACAAGAGCGCTTTTTAAATTTAGAAAATGGAAGGACGCAAAAATTTCGGATATCTTCTTACGAGATACGATCGGTCAGCTAAAAGAGTTGGGCGTGGACAAAGCCTTCGTCTTAGGAGACGCGGAGTTTACGGAAGGAGCCAAACGTTTTCTTACCGACAATCCTAGTTCCCTCACCGTCATCTACGGAAAAGATCTGGAAGAACTTTTAAAGAAGGCCCTTCGTCTCGAAGCCAAGGGAGCGTAA